In Sporichthya brevicatena, the genomic window TGTGAGGTCACCGAGGAGGTGGTCGAACTGGCCGCTGTCGATGACCCGGCGGCGAATGGCCCGGTACAGCGGGCCTTTCGCCTCACGCGCCGCCAGCGCCGAGCCGAAGCCGGGGTCGGCGACGAAAGCACCCCACTTCTGCTCCATCTCGGCCAGGTCGGCGAACCGCATCGTGTAGACGAACTCGCCGAAGGAGTTGTCACCGATCGTGGTGACGCCCATCTGCGTGAACTCCATGCCGTGCTTGTGGAAGAGCGGAATGACGTCCTCGTGGAAGAAGGCGATGACGTCCGGCAGCCGCCCTGGCATGGCCACGTACTCGCGAATCTCGGAAATCAATGCTGTCGCCTCCCGTGCCGTCGAAGGTGTGCTCCGAACGCACACCGGTGCAGTGCTGGTGTCGTCAGCGGAAGGCCGGCAGTACCGCTTCGGCCATCAGCTCCATGTTCTTGATGACGGCCTCGATTGGCTGCCCCACGGCGATGAGGCAGGCGATGTGGTCGACGCCCATCTCCTCGTAGGTCTTGAACCGCTCGATCATGCGGTCAGGCGTGGTGAAGACCGGGTCGTCGTACTTCTCCCACAGGCCCTCGGTGGAGAAGCTGTACTCCTCCGGCCGCATGCAGCCCTTGGTCACGTAGTCACGGCTCGAGCCCGCACCGCGAGTGGTGAGCCGTGCCTCGCGGGTCTCGGTGGTGCCCTCACCCTTCACGAGCGCCATGTAGTGGTTGTACTCGTTGACGAGGTCGTCGAAGTACTCCAGTGCCTCTTCCTCGGTGCGCCCGACGGAGGTGTGGCGGAGCACCATCACCTGTCCACGGGGCTGCCCCGTCTTCTTGAGCTCGTCGTCGTAGGCAGCGAGCAGTACTTCCAGGTCGCCGTGCGGCTCGAAACTTCCGAAGTTCGGCGCGGTGACGAGGTTCAGGCCGGTCTGAGCGACCTTGCGGACGCCGGCCGCGCTCTGCGACGCGATCCACAGCTCGGGGTGCGGCTTCGTAATCGGCTTCGGGACCAACGTCGTCCGGGGGAAC contains:
- a CDS encoding NIPSNAP family protein produces the protein MCVRSTPSTAREATALISEIREYVAMPGRLPDVIAFFHEDVIPLFHKHGMEFTQMGVTTIGDNSFGEFVYTMRFADLAEMEQKWGAFVADPGFGSALAAREAKGPLYRAIRRRVIDSGQFDHLLGDLTSD
- a CDS encoding LLM class flavin-dependent oxidoreductase → MALKFWVTTPFFYPDMSRPWAEVLDGMIKIVDAAEELGFEGITINENQFQNYTCNPSAMMFATVAAQRTKRLRIKPGVVVLPAYNPLLVASQMALLDHLAPGRTGIGVARGGSRYQLDRLGVKPEDQRPMYEESLEIIRRLLTEDEVEHQGKYYSFPRTTLVPKPITKPHPELWIASQSAAGVRKVAQTGLNLVTAPNFGSFEPHGDLEVLLAAYDDELKKTGQPRGQVMVLRHTSVGRTEEEALEYFDDLVNEYNHYMALVKGEGTTETREARLTTRGAGSSRDYVTKGCMRPEEYSFSTEGLWEKYDDPVFTTPDRMIERFKTYEEMGVDHIACLIAVGQPIEAVIKNMELMAEAVLPAFR